The following is a genomic window from Capnocytophaga stomatis.
TAAATCCAAAACCAATCCCATTATCGGAAACAATCTTTCATCCTCAATAAGTTCGCCTTCTTGTCTTTCATCTTGGTTTTCGTACTCATACCAAAATTTTTCGCGAGTATATTTAATTTTCTCAAAACCAGAAAGATTGAACAAGACACTTCCGCCCAAACCATCAAATATTTCTTTGAGAGTAAACCCAAATTTGTTTTCATTTATTTGTTCTTCAATAAAACTGAAATGCTTTAAATCTCCCAGATATTTATAAAATCCTTGCGGATTAATTGTCATACCCGATGTTATGTACGTCTGTTTAGGTAGGAATTTGAACAAATCTTTATTGAAAGATTTTCCATACATATCATATTCTTTCAAGCGTTTTGCATATTCTTCACCAGGTTGAAAATTGGTTTTCAAGGAGATATACTTATCTTCAAACGACAAAAAGAGAGACAAATATGAATCCGTGAAGTCATAACCTAATTCTTGAAAAAGATTCGTTCCAAAAGCTTGTTCCTGAAGCTTTTGCATTCCTAACCAAAAACTCACATCTTTTTTATCTTGATAGAATTTTTTAAATGATGAATCTTTTGAGATTTGTTCACTCGCAGGCAAATTCATCAATTTTGAAACATATTTTTCCGACTCGTCCTGATTTCCATATCTCGTATCACTCACAATCAAAGCCTTATCTTTATCCCAAGCAATAGTCGTAGTTGTATAATTTATATAACTATACTTTTCAGATTTTTTTATTTCTAATTCCATTTTGGTCTCATCCAATATTTTTTGAAGAAATTTAGAAAAATCCGCTTCGCTGCTGAGTTCAAAAGAGATACAAGCGGTTTGACCTTCCTTGAAGTCTCCGACGTTGTAAAAAAACACATCTTTTTTCAGGTTTATACCTGTTTTTGTGGGGTCTTCGAGAATTTGGTCAATGAAATCAGAAATATTTTTGCTTTCGCTTCTAATTTCCTTTTGCAACATTTTGAACGCCTCAAAGTTTCTAACTTGTTGCAAATCTCCTTTTTTGTAGAGAGAATATACATCAACAACTCCCACAAAATTAGCGTCGTTAGGAACTGTTTTTAATCCTTCCGGAGTGCTTGAACAAGATGTTAGTAGCAGGCTTACAATTCCCAAAAAAATTAAGCCTAATGATTTGATTTTCTTTAGTGTTTTCATTGAATTCAAAATTTTAATTATATTTTCAGATAATTGATTAACAAGATACTCTCTTGACATTGAAGAGAAAATTAAAATAACAGATGCAAATTTACATTTGTTTTTTGTTAAATTCACATTTCTTAAAAATTTTAACATCAATAAAATGATTAAAAAATATTTATCCTCAGTTTTCAAATTTTACATACCTTTGCCCTATGCTTTTATCGAACATAAATTCACCCGATGACTTACGTAAAAT
Proteins encoded in this region:
- a CDS encoding DUF4836 family protein, whose translation is MKTLKKIKSLGLIFLGIVSLLLTSCSSTPEGLKTVPNDANFVGVVDVYSLYKKGDLQQVRNFEAFKMLQKEIRSESKNISDFIDQILEDPTKTGINLKKDVFFYNVGDFKEGQTACISFELSSEADFSKFLQKILDETKMELEIKKSEKYSYINYTTTTIAWDKDKALIVSDTRYGNQDESEKYVSKLMNLPASEQISKDSSFKKFYQDKKDVSFWLGMQKLQEQAFGTNLFQELGYDFTDSYLSLFLSFEDKYISLKTNFQPGEEYAKRLKEYDMYGKSFNKDLFKFLPKQTYITSGMTINPQGFYKYLGDLKHFSFIEEQINENKFGFTLKEIFDGLGGSVLFNLSGFEKIKYTREKFWYEYENQDERQEGELIEDERLFPIMGLVLDLNGSQAVEKILQVVGDEVEKTEDYYYFLFDGKYPLYFTFNDKLFFITSSEKGIKSFKNGGLPSDNLKETEIASQISKHSVYYYLNLNYDEYPELLRKELNFTRNEEVSRIWIDILKEAEFKQIDNYSGELIIRFKKEGNSLNTILQGVDQTSRNVLKI